The following are encoded together in the Chiloscyllium plagiosum isolate BGI_BamShark_2017 chromosome 1, ASM401019v2, whole genome shotgun sequence genome:
- the snx18a gene encoding sorting nexin-18a isoform X3, with product MALQARALYDFQSENVGEISVQEDEVLTVYSEQDIDGWLEGVNSRGERGLFPASYVQILRAASGGTAPGEAPASRYANVPGGPGLGAGTGSTFCPPPLLQVPPAGGGGGGPGPGSGPGLVQLAGLQHQTSGSGDEDDWDDDWDDNSTVADEPLSGSGGGGGGGGGLGFSPELDGPGRYKVSTGARAGGGGGGGGGSSGSSKSTATVSRNLNRFSTFVKSGGEAFILGEAAGFVKDGDRICVVSGPHGPEWQEDPYPFSCSIDEPTKQTKFKGIKSYISYRVVPSHTQSPVNRRYKHFDWLYGRLVEKFPVISVPHIPEKQATGRFEEDFISKRKKGLILWMNHMTSHPVLARCDVFQHFLTCSDEKAWKQGKRKAEKDDMVGGNFFLTLSTPASPLDLQEVESRVDGFKSFTKRMDESVFQLSHTANEFARKQAVGFKKEYQKVGTSFRLLSQAFEMDQQPFSAGLNRAIAFTGDAYDAIGELFAEQPKQDIDPIVDLLALYQGHLTNFPDIIHVQKDLWAHWTGRYLKY from the exons ATGGCGCTGCAGGCTCGGGCTCTCTATGATTTCCAGAGCGAGAACGTGGGTGAGATCTCGGTGCAGGAGGACGAGGTGCTGACCGTTTACAGCGAGCAGGACATTGATGGCTGGCTGGAGGGGGTCAACAGCCGGGGGGAGAGGGGACTCTTCCCGGCCTCCTATGTGCAGATCCTGCGGGCGGCGAGCGGCGGGACAGCGCCCGGAGAAGCCCCCGCCTCCCGTTACGCCAATGTCCCGGGGGGCCCCGGCCTGGGAGCGGGGACGGGCAGCACCTTCTGCCccccgcccctcctccaagtgCCGCCGGCAGGAGGGGGAGGCGGAGGCCCCGGGCCGGGGTCCGGGCCTGGCCTGGTGCAGCTGGCCGGCCTCCAACACCAGACGTCGGGGAGCGGCGACGAAGACGATTGGGACGATGACTGGGACGACAACTCGACGGTGGCGGACGAGCCGCTGTCAGGCTCCGGAggaggcggcggcggcggcggcggcctGGGTTTCTCCCCGGAGCTGGACGGCCCAGGCCGGTATAAAGTGAGCACGGGGGCCCGGGCCGGAGGAGGAGGCGGCGGCGGAGGCGGATCGTCCGGCTCCTCCAAGAGCACGGCGACCGTCAGCCGCAACCTGAACCGCTTCTCGACCTTCGTCAAGTCCGGCGGCGAGGCGTTCATCCTCGGGGAGGCGGCGGGCTTCGTCAAGGACGGCGACCGGATCTGTGTGGTGAGCGGGCCGCACGGCCCCGAGTGGCAGGAGGACCCTTACCCGTTCAGCTGCTCCATCGACGAGCCGACCAAGCAGACCAAGTTCAAGGGCATCAAGAGCTACATCTCGTACCGCGTGGTGCCCAGCCACACCCAGAGCCCGGTCAACCGCCGCTACAAACACTTCGACTGGCTGTACGGCCGCCTGGTCGAGAAGTTCCCGGTGATCTCGGTGCCCCACATCCCGGAGAAACAGGCCACCGGCCGCTTCGAGGAGGACTTCATCTCCAAGCGCAagaagggcctgatcctgtggATGAACCACATGACGAGCCACCCGGTGCTGGCCCGCTGCGAcgtcttccagcacttcctcaccTGCAGCGACGAGAAGGCCTGGAAGCAGGGCAAGCGCAAGGCCGAGAAGGACGACATGGTGGGCGGCAACTTCTTCCTGACCCTCAGCACCCCGGCCAGCCCGCTGGACCTGCAGGAGGTCGAGAGCCGCGTCGACGGCTTCAAGAGCTTCACTAAGCGCATGGACGAGAGCGTCTTCCAGCTGAGCCACACCGCCAACGAGTTCGCCCGCAAGCAGGCGGTGGGCTTCAAGAAGGAGTACCAGAAGGTGGGCACCTCGTTCCGCCTGCTGAGCCAGGCCTTCGAGATGGACCAGCAGCCCTTCTCGGCGGGGCTCAACCGCGCCATCGCCTTCACCGGCGACGCCTACGATGCTATCGGAGAACTTTTCGCAGAACAGCCCAAACAAGACATAGACCCGATCGTGGACTTATTAGCACTTTACCAGGGGCACTTGACCAACTTCCCCGATATCATCCACGTCCAGAAAG ATCTTTGGGCACATTGGACAGGACGTTACTTGAAGTATTGA
- the snx18a gene encoding sorting nexin-18a isoform X4, giving the protein MALQARALYDFQSENVGEISVQEDEVLTVYSEQDIDGWLEGVNSRGERGLFPASYVQILRAASGGTAPGEAPASRYANVPGGPGLGAGTGSTFCPPPLLQVPPAGGGGGGPGPGSGPGLVQLAGLQHQTSGSGDEDDWDDDWDDNSTVADEPLSGSGGGGGGGGGLGFSPELDGPGRYKVSTGARAGGGGGGGGGSSGSSKSTATVSRNLNRFSTFVKSGGEAFILGEAAGFVKDGDRICVVSGPHGPEWQEDPYPFSCSIDEPTKQTKFKGIKSYISYRVVPSHTQSPVNRRYKHFDWLYGRLVEKFPVISVPHIPEKQATGRFEEDFISKRKKGLILWMNHMTSHPVLARCDVFQHFLTCSDEKAWKQGKRKAEKDDMVGGNFFLTLSTPASPLDLQEVESRVDGFKSFTKRMDESVFQLSHTANEFARKQAVGFKKEYQKVGTSFRLLSQAFEMDQQPFSAGLNRAIAFTGDAYDAIGELFAEQPKQDIDPIVDLLALYQGHLTNFPDIIHVQKALQPDVQMSVE; this is encoded by the exons ATGGCGCTGCAGGCTCGGGCTCTCTATGATTTCCAGAGCGAGAACGTGGGTGAGATCTCGGTGCAGGAGGACGAGGTGCTGACCGTTTACAGCGAGCAGGACATTGATGGCTGGCTGGAGGGGGTCAACAGCCGGGGGGAGAGGGGACTCTTCCCGGCCTCCTATGTGCAGATCCTGCGGGCGGCGAGCGGCGGGACAGCGCCCGGAGAAGCCCCCGCCTCCCGTTACGCCAATGTCCCGGGGGGCCCCGGCCTGGGAGCGGGGACGGGCAGCACCTTCTGCCccccgcccctcctccaagtgCCGCCGGCAGGAGGGGGAGGCGGAGGCCCCGGGCCGGGGTCCGGGCCTGGCCTGGTGCAGCTGGCCGGCCTCCAACACCAGACGTCGGGGAGCGGCGACGAAGACGATTGGGACGATGACTGGGACGACAACTCGACGGTGGCGGACGAGCCGCTGTCAGGCTCCGGAggaggcggcggcggcggcggcggcctGGGTTTCTCCCCGGAGCTGGACGGCCCAGGCCGGTATAAAGTGAGCACGGGGGCCCGGGCCGGAGGAGGAGGCGGCGGCGGAGGCGGATCGTCCGGCTCCTCCAAGAGCACGGCGACCGTCAGCCGCAACCTGAACCGCTTCTCGACCTTCGTCAAGTCCGGCGGCGAGGCGTTCATCCTCGGGGAGGCGGCGGGCTTCGTCAAGGACGGCGACCGGATCTGTGTGGTGAGCGGGCCGCACGGCCCCGAGTGGCAGGAGGACCCTTACCCGTTCAGCTGCTCCATCGACGAGCCGACCAAGCAGACCAAGTTCAAGGGCATCAAGAGCTACATCTCGTACCGCGTGGTGCCCAGCCACACCCAGAGCCCGGTCAACCGCCGCTACAAACACTTCGACTGGCTGTACGGCCGCCTGGTCGAGAAGTTCCCGGTGATCTCGGTGCCCCACATCCCGGAGAAACAGGCCACCGGCCGCTTCGAGGAGGACTTCATCTCCAAGCGCAagaagggcctgatcctgtggATGAACCACATGACGAGCCACCCGGTGCTGGCCCGCTGCGAcgtcttccagcacttcctcaccTGCAGCGACGAGAAGGCCTGGAAGCAGGGCAAGCGCAAGGCCGAGAAGGACGACATGGTGGGCGGCAACTTCTTCCTGACCCTCAGCACCCCGGCCAGCCCGCTGGACCTGCAGGAGGTCGAGAGCCGCGTCGACGGCTTCAAGAGCTTCACTAAGCGCATGGACGAGAGCGTCTTCCAGCTGAGCCACACCGCCAACGAGTTCGCCCGCAAGCAGGCGGTGGGCTTCAAGAAGGAGTACCAGAAGGTGGGCACCTCGTTCCGCCTGCTGAGCCAGGCCTTCGAGATGGACCAGCAGCCCTTCTCGGCGGGGCTCAACCGCGCCATCGCCTTCACCGGCGACGCCTACGATGCTATCGGAGAACTTTTCGCAGAACAGCCCAAACAAGACATAGACCCGATCGTGGACTTATTAGCACTTTACCAGGGGCACTTGACCAACTTCCCCGATATCATCCACGTCCAGAAAG CACTACAGCCTGACGTGCAGATGTCTGTCGAATGA